The following nucleotide sequence is from Fusobacterium sp. DD2.
AAATCTGTCCATATCGTTATTAAAAATCCCCTCATTTACCTCACTTAAAAAGTGCTCTATCTGACACTGTCTTGTTGCTAATTGATTTTTAGAAAACTCTATAAACATCTTCTTATATCTTTCATTCTCTCTAATAGCTTCCTCTGCTATTTTTTCAATCATCCTACGTCTCTCTTCTGCTATTTTTTCCCTATGAATTGTATTCATAGCCTGCTTATAAATAACTCCACTTATGTTATACCCAAGCATAGTTCCAATAAATCCTCCAACTACGCCTCCAATTACAGTTCCCACTCCTGGAACAACACTACCAATAGTTGCACCTATCATAGCTCCACTGGCACCGCTATATCCAGCTGCCATCATTCCAACTCCCTTTTCTCCCAACTCTTCAAAAAGTTCAGTTGTATCTATATCTCCTTTAGCATATTTTGTCAGACTTTCTCCAATCTCTATAGCCCCAGTGACTATCATTCCAGGTGTTGTAGTTGTTCCCAGTCTTCTCACTATCGCACTTGAAGAGGTGTGCATAAGAGATTTTATTGTACTTCCTGCAGCTCCTGCTACATACCCTGTTGCCACAGCTTTTCCAGTTGTCACCATGACATCTTTTGTAGCCTCTACACAATCCTTTTCTCCACTAAAAACTGCATATAAATTCTGTCCCACTGATATTGCACCAGCTACTACAAATGTGGACTTAGCAGCAACTTTACCAGCTTCATGAGCACCTTTTAATACTTTTTTTGCTGTAAAAGTTTCAGGATTTAATCTTGCATCCATTGCCTCTTCCTGAGTAACTTCTGAAGGTTTTACTCTCTCTCCAGCTTTTTTATAATCCTCTGCTCTTCTTTTGTATTTAGCTGCTGCTTCAGTATTCCCTTTCTCTGCAGCTTTTTTAGAAAGTTCCATATTACTTTCATATTTCTTCTGAGCATAAGCCTTAGCTCCCTCATAGTCCTCTTTAGGTATGGTTATATCTGTATCATATCTATCCCATCTCTTATCATTAGCTAATTTATCTATGACATTATAGGATTTTTCACCTGTTTTAGGATCCACTTTTACCTTTAAAAATTTCATCTGAGTTCCAGAGCCCTCAATGACATTTCCAGTTTTATCCAGTGTCACATGGTCATACTGAGTATTATTTGTATCTCCCAATCCATCAGTAGTAGAAACCCTTGTTTCATCACCTTTTATTATATTTTGCTGATTTTTTCTTGCAACTTGAATCTCTTCAGCACTAAATCCTGCCTGCTGCTTTAGGTTAGCATCTTTATAATCAGGATTTACTTTATACTCACTTATCTCTTTCAAGCTTCTTCCAGCATACTCTTTAGCATCTCCATACTTATCCACTCTAATCCCTTTATATGCCTGGATATACTGGCTATTTGCTTCACCATAGGTCTGAATTATCTCATTTTGGCTCAGCCCAGTTGTTGTAGTATTGATTATTTTATTATCTTTTTTCTTTTCCATAATAGCTGACACCCCTTATAATTCATTTCCAGATATTCCTCTTCTGAATAGAGTTTGTTGTAGTGATTATCAAAGCTTTTTTCTGCATTACATATTTCTGGTCTATGATTATATATCCTGCAAAGATTGGTTTCTGTATTCAGATACTTACACACTCCATCTCCTAAATCAAAATCTTTGAGTTCTGGTATAAGATGAATGTTTCTACAGCATATCCCACACTGGATACACTTAAATTTCTTTTTCATTATTATCACCAAATTACACTGTTTCTTCTGCTGTTTTCTATTTTATCTAATTATTTTTGTTTATAAATTGATATATATCTCTGTATAAAATTGTCAATCCATTAACTATATCTATCATTTCATTTCTTTCATTTTCTGAGATACCAAATTTTTCTCCAACTTCATCTAAAAACATCTTTTCTTCATCAGCAAAAACCAAATCTGAGAATGCAAGAGCTAGAAGTTCAAAATAGATTATTCTTTTTTCTCTAGGTGAGTGTGATTTTAAGTTTTCTACAACTTTTTCCACCTCTTCCTTTGATACCTTTTCTATCTTCTTTTCATATTCCATCTCTTCTGCATATTCTTTCATTATTGCAATCTCTTCATCTGCAATTTTTCCATCTGCCATCATTAAGTAGTTAGTAAGTATCCAAAAATACTCCTTATCTTTGTTAGATAGTTGTTTTAATAACATAATATTCCCTCCTCAAATTTTACATAGTTTTATAATAACCTTTCTTTATTATACTGTTTTTACAGTGCCATATTTTGACATTTCTAAAACTCTTCTGATACTCCCAGCCACTCTAAAATCTCCTCTTTGGTAGGATATCCTCCTGCTTTTACAATTTTATCCTCAACTAAAACAAGTGGCAGTTTTTCAACTCCATTTTTTTCAATAAAATCTTTTACTATGCTATTTTCTTCAAACTTTTTAAAATCAATTACATAGTTATAACGTTCAGCTTCAATTCCTTTATTTCTAAGTGCAGAGATAATTCCTGTAATTCTTAAAAGCTCAGGATTTACAATTACTCCACAACCACCTGTTGCATTTGATAATGGTGGTTCAAATATAGATATTTTTTTCATAGATAATCCCCCTTTTGACTATACCCTACTATTAAAAGTATACCCCATAAATTAAAAAAATCCTTTCTAAAAAAAGGCTGTTGCATTTATGTCCACAAATTTTGGATCTTCTATTCTCTTTATCTGGCACAAGTGAGTCCTCAGCTATTTTTTCTACAAACTTAGAACCGCATACAGGACATTTCTCAGAGTTATTTACAAAAAGATCAAGTCTGCAACTTTTCATTTTTTCCTCCTAAAATATATCCTCATCTTCATGCCACTCATACCCAGAATGAGCACATTTTCTATTATTTAAAACTTTCTTATCCAATACTTTTCCTGCTGCATATCCTACTGCATAACCTATAACTCCACCTACACCATGTGCCACAATATTTGGAAAAAAAGATCTTATAACTCCTTTTCTAGTAAATCCCAATGCTCCACCTGTAACACTTCCTATGACCTTTCCTCTTTCTAATTCATCTATGTCAGTTGATCCACACATAGGGCATCTCTCAGCTTCGTCCCAATCATCATATTCATCCTCTGAAGCTTCATCTGTTTCTTCATCAATATACTCATGAGATTGTTCTGCACTTTCCTCATCTCTTTGGCTATCTTCTTGTGAGCACTCTGAAGTTGAACCTTCAATATTTACTCTTACATTTTCCCCTTCATAATTTTTTAAAAAATCCATAAGCTCTTCATAAGTTAAATTTTCTGATAACTCTTCTTCAGTGCCATCACTATGTCTTATGATACATTTGTAATTAATATTTCTGGCATTGTCGTTTCTACCATCCATAACATTTACCTCCTTATTAATATTTTTATTCCGCACTCATTATCCTAACAACCTTTTATTTAACTGGTATCTCTATAATTTAATACCTTTTTTATTTTCAATTATATTCTATCATTTTATAGTGACACATATTGTCATTATAAAAAATATAAAAAACTCACAGATTTTACCCTGTGAGTTATCTTACTAAAATACTATATTTTTAAATATGTTTACGTAAAGCTCCTTCATATACCCCTTTTGTATAATCGTCAAAAGCTACAATTTTTATATCAAATGAATAGTCACTATATTCTTTAACAAAATCTAAAATAGTTGTTATGGCAACTTCTGCCGCCTTCTCCACTGGATAACCATAAGCTCCTGTTGAAATAGATGGAAAAGCAATAGAGTGAAGATTGTTATCATAGGCAAGTTTTAATGAGTTATAATAGCACTCTTTTAACTTTTCAGGCTCTCCATTTTTACCCCCATGCCATATTGGTCCCACAGTATGAATTACATGTTTAGCAGGAAGGTTATATCCCTTTGTAATCTTAGCTTCTCCTGTTTTTGCTCCATGGAGTGTATAGCACTCTTTTAATAGATCTGGTCCAGCAGCACGATGAATTGCTCCATCCACTCCGCCACCACCTAGCAAGCTGTTATTTGCTGCATTAACTATAGCATCTACATCAAATTTAGTAATATCCCCTTTTACAACTGTTATATTCATTTTACACTCCCCTTATTATCTACATCGTTTTTTTCAATAAAAGTAATGGGTTTTTCATAAAGATTAACTCCACCTTTTCCACCGAAATCAAGAGTAAGAACGTTGTAAGCTACCATTATTCCCTCTTTTTCAAAAGCCAGTTTAAGTGCCTGAATAGCCTCGTTAGTTGCTCTTAAATAGTCATTTCTTCCACCATAATTTATCCAGAATCTCACTTGGAAATTATAGGTAGAACCTCCAATATTTATAAAATAGAAGTCTGCTTCATCCTGTCTTATAGTCATAGGCAGGGCTCTTACAGTTTTAAGTGCTACCTCTTCAACTTTTTTCAGATAATCTCCATATGATATTCCTATCTGAACAATTACCATCACTGTACCAAATTTACTATAGTTGAGATAAGAACTATTAAGTATTGTCTGGTTGGGGATATATGCCATCTCTCCCTGGATAGTCTTAAGGCCTGTCATTATTATTCCCTGATATTCAACTGTCCCCTCATATCCACTAATATTGACCCAATCTCCATATACAAAAGGTCTTTGCATCCTAATTAAAAAACCTGCAAAGGCATTGGATACCACATCTTTTAGAGCAAAACCACCAATTACACCTATGATTCCAGCTCCAGCAAGAATATGAGTTACAAATCCAGTAAGCTTTAATACATCTAGAATAAGCAAAACTATAAACATCCAGAATACCGTTAAAATTATATACATAAACATATTCTGAAATTGAATATACTTTGGAAATCTTTTCTTAAAAAAGCATCTAAACAGTTTACATATAAACATAGTACCAAATTTTGCCACTATAAGAACTATAAAGAGTATAAATATATTTGGTATGAAATCAATTACCTCTTTTGACCACTTTTCCAAGACTGTTTTCAAATATATAATTGAAGCATAATCTCCCATAATATTTCCCCCTAGAATATTTTATTCCTTATAAAAAGCCTACCACATTTTATATGCTCAGTCAATGAGTAGCAGATATAATAAAAGGCCATGCAGATTTCTCTGCATAGCCTCAAGTTTTAATATTTTGTTAAATTTTTTACTAATCATCAAGTCCTAAAATATCTACAATTATATTTTTATAAAGGATAGCTTTAGCACCATAGATTGCCTGAATTCCTCCACTGATTTCAAGTACATCAGTAGCACCTATTTTCTTAAATACATCTTTATTTACTTTTTCAGTTGATTTTACAGAAACACGAAGTCTTGTAATACAAGCATCTACCTCTTCAATGTTTTCTTCTCCACCTAAAGCTTCTATTATCTCTACAGCATCTTCTTTTAATGTCTCTTTTGTAGTAACTTTAACATCAGCTTTATCATCTAAAACATCATCATTTTCTCTTCCAGGAGTTGGAACAGTGAACCTCTCCCACTTAAAAGTACTTTGTAATTTTTGAAGTGGGTGCTTCTTCTTGGGAAATAGTTGCTTTTGTTAGCCAACTATATTTACCAAGCTATCCCCGTAGTCCCTACGGTTCTTTTTATTTTTAGACTGCCTGTCTTATTCTTAGACCTTCAGCCAATATATTTTTACTTGCATTTATATCTCTATCGTGATGAGTATGACAAATTGGACAAGTCCACTCTCTTATATCAAGAGTTTTCTTGCCATCACGATGTCCACATACGCAGCATATTTGACTTGACGGGTATAGTCTATCAATTTTTATTATCTCTCTACCATACCATTTAGCTTTATACTCAAGTTTATTTACAAAACTAGCCCAAGATACATCAGCAATAGATTTTGCTAATTTATGATTATTAAGTAATCCTTTTGTATTTAAGTCTTCAATACAAATAATATCGTGGTTTTTGATAATATATGTACTTAACTTATTTAAGAAATCTATTCTCATATTCATAATTTTTTCATGTATCTTTGCTACTTTAATTCTTTGCTTTTGATAGTTCTTTGCTTCGCTTAATTTTCTATTTTCTTTTTTGGCTAATAAAGCTCTTCTTGAAAGTTTTCTCTGTTCTTTTCTTAATTTATCTTCTAATTGTTTTCTAAATTTAAGATTTTGTATTTTCTCTCCAGTAGATAAAATAGCCATATCTTTTATACCTAAGTCAATTCCTACAGCTGAATTATTTTTTGATAACTCTTGTATATCTGTTTCACACAAAAGAGAGATAAAATATTTTCCACTTCCATTGCGTGAAATAGTAGCAGATTTTACTTTGCCTTTTATTTCTCTATGCACTTTTACTTTTATTAATTCTTTTAATTTTGGAAGTTTTAACCAATTTTCAAAAATATTTACAGTTCCATTTTGATTATTAGTCGTATAGCTTTGTACAGGATTTTTTTTAGACTTAAATT
It contains:
- a CDS encoding YkgJ family cysteine cluster protein codes for the protein MKKKFKCIQCGICCRNIHLIPELKDFDLGDGVCKYLNTETNLCRIYNHRPEICNAEKSFDNHYNKLYSEEEYLEMNYKGCQLLWKRKKIIK
- a CDS encoding TerB family tellurite resistance protein → MLLKQLSNKDKEYFWILTNYLMMADGKIADEEIAIMKEYAEEMEYEKKIEKVSKEEVEKVVENLKSHSPREKRIIYFELLALAFSDLVFADEEKMFLDEVGEKFGISENERNEMIDIVNGLTILYRDIYQFINKNN
- a CDS encoding arsenic metallochaperone ArsD family protein, coding for MKKISIFEPPLSNATGGCGVIVNPELLRITGIISALRNKGIEAERYNYVIDFKKFEENSIVKDFIEKNGVEKLPLVLVEDKIVKAGGYPTKEEILEWLGVSEEF
- a CDS encoding O-acetyl-ADP-ribose deacetylase, whose amino-acid sequence is MNITVVKGDITKFDVDAIVNAANNSLLGGGGVDGAIHRAAGPDLLKECYTLHGAKTGEAKITKGYNLPAKHVIHTVGPIWHGGKNGEPEKLKECYYNSLKLAYDNNLHSIAFPSISTGAYGYPVEKAAEVAITTILDFVKEYSDYSFDIKIVAFDDYTKGVYEGALRKHI
- a CDS encoding mechanosensitive ion channel domain-containing protein, translated to MGDYASIIYLKTVLEKWSKEVIDFIPNIFILFIVLIVAKFGTMFICKLFRCFFKKRFPKYIQFQNMFMYIILTVFWMFIVLLILDVLKLTGFVTHILAGAGIIGVIGGFALKDVVSNAFAGFLIRMQRPFVYGDWVNISGYEGTVEYQGIIMTGLKTIQGEMAYIPNQTILNSSYLNYSKFGTVMVIVQIGISYGDYLKKVEEVALKTVRALPMTIRQDEADFYFINIGGSTYNFQVRFWINYGGRNDYLRATNEAIQALKLAFEKEGIMVAYNVLTLDFGGKGGVNLYEKPITFIEKNDVDNKGSVK
- the tnpB gene encoding IS200/IS605 family element RNA-guided endonuclease TnpB, with product MKQLKAYKFRIYPSDEQKIFFSKTFGCVRLVYNLMLNDRIKAYEESKGNPDKKIKYPTPAKYKKEYEFLKEVDSLALANAQMNLDKAYKSFFRDKSIGFPKFKSKKNPVQSYTTNNQNGTVNIFENWLKLPKLKELIKVKVHREIKGKVKSATISRNGSGKYFISLLCETDIQELSKNNSAVGIDLGIKDMAILSTGEKIQNLKFRKQLEDKLRKEQRKLSRRALLAKKENRKLSEAKNYQKQRIKVAKIHEKIMNMRIDFLNKLSTYIIKNHDIICIEDLNTKGLLNNHKLAKSIADVSWASFVNKLEYKAKWYGREIIKIDRLYPSSQICCVCGHRDGKKTLDIREWTCPICHTHHDRDINASKNILAEGLRIRQAV